From a region of the Candidatus Brocadia sp. genome:
- a CDS encoding insulinase family protein: MEVILIENHASPMIAAVTIVKTGSRHEDEASNGSAHFLEHLLFNGTKTRTQKQLYDEMDYYGGYNNAHTGPDYTNYMILMPKEYIARGMDIQVDMLFNSTLPEEKFEKERGIVIEEIGKGADGPGHQVNNHFQRVFYADTPYERPVLGTVSTISHLKRESVWAYYRTWYVPNNMTLMVIGDFSPQDMVKLVREKYGPYPAGPLPEHKTITLDSPQKLRMIRAQGMDKFPKDRQFLTLGYILPPPVSDDFQALVLLTEFLGGRENAALKTFFQQEPYKDLVVTIDASMDFNRDFSTLQISAELPISADAGRVVELITQTVQGMTKKTVPDSEVESTLIARVTHELYLQESLHYYGMMKSGYLAAGGYTLLRNYMDGLMKVTPQEIQKAAEKYLKTQVPVVTLMSPLVEKTPVESSAQSVNQYKMETLKNGLTVVVKENQDSRVIGIHLLAKDRSLSEGKEKWGMTEILQRMLLDGGTTAHPDDVLYQAFESIGAEIKVCDDPSVPFDDYYHTPRFAYLRLKVIDAFFEKGLNLLSEMILQPNLTEKAFAEAKKDVITLSANAGMSTPKVAERIFYDNLFKENPGFGRLFGDAKQLERIQLKDVQDFHKKFYNPANLLLVISGNIPIEKARSLVSQYFGGVWGEAGWQPPAVTPQFQSLGATIREKMGKQQSYISLANVCEVRDDDLPALYVLENIFNDRLAFNLREKQGLAYSLGMGFYKYHSSQWYRITMGTRPENIERAVTGIREEIRAIREAAIETEEVQKTINAMLGRRGMRRLDRVSQAYYISMKVLDGKQPEADDQEVEKLKKVTAQDVERLARQVFQKDNYLIVVVE; encoded by the coding sequence ATGGAAGTTATTCTTATAGAAAATCACGCCAGTCCCATGATTGCCGCAGTGACTATTGTCAAGACTGGCAGCCGCCATGAGGATGAGGCCAGCAACGGATCAGCTCACTTCCTTGAACATCTCTTATTTAATGGCACAAAGACACGCACACAGAAACAGCTCTATGACGAAATGGATTATTATGGTGGGTACAACAACGCCCATACAGGACCGGACTACACCAATTACATGATCCTCATGCCGAAGGAGTATATTGCCCGGGGGATGGATATTCAGGTGGACATGCTCTTCAATTCTACCCTGCCCGAAGAAAAGTTCGAAAAGGAGCGAGGCATTGTGATTGAAGAAATCGGCAAAGGCGCCGACGGTCCCGGCCATCAGGTCAACAATCATTTTCAAAGAGTTTTTTATGCCGACACACCGTACGAACGCCCGGTGCTTGGGACGGTTTCCACCATTTCCCATCTCAAACGGGAAAGTGTATGGGCATATTACCGGACGTGGTATGTCCCCAATAATATGACCCTGATGGTAATCGGTGATTTTTCACCCCAGGACATGGTGAAACTGGTCCGGGAAAAATATGGCCCGTATCCAGCCGGACCACTACCAGAGCACAAAACCATTACCCTTGACTCACCCCAAAAATTACGCATGATCAGGGCGCAGGGTATGGACAAATTCCCGAAAGATCGCCAGTTTCTGACCCTGGGTTATATCCTGCCGCCGCCGGTATCGGATGACTTCCAGGCGCTGGTGCTGCTAACCGAATTTCTCGGCGGCAGGGAGAATGCCGCCCTGAAGACCTTTTTTCAGCAGGAACCATATAAAGACCTGGTTGTGACGATTGATGCCAGCATGGACTTCAACCGCGATTTTTCTACCCTGCAGATCTCTGCCGAACTTCCCATAAGTGCAGATGCAGGACGTGTCGTAGAACTCATTACCCAGACCGTGCAGGGTATGACAAAAAAAACCGTTCCGGATAGCGAAGTAGAATCAACGCTGATCGCTCGTGTGACGCATGAACTGTATCTGCAGGAAAGTTTGCACTACTACGGCATGATGAAGTCCGGCTATCTGGCAGCCGGTGGTTACACCCTTTTGCGCAATTATATGGATGGCCTGATGAAGGTAACGCCACAGGAGATTCAAAAGGCAGCAGAAAAATACCTGAAGACCCAGGTGCCGGTGGTTACCTTAATGTCTCCTCTTGTTGAGAAAACACCTGTGGAGTCATCAGCGCAATCGGTCAATCAGTACAAGATGGAGACATTGAAAAATGGCCTGACGGTTGTGGTGAAAGAGAATCAGGACAGCCGGGTGATCGGTATCCATCTGCTCGCAAAGGATCGCAGTCTGAGCGAGGGAAAAGAGAAATGGGGCATGACAGAAATTTTGCAGCGCATGCTCCTCGACGGCGGGACGACGGCACATCCGGACGATGTGCTCTATCAGGCATTTGAGTCGATTGGCGCTGAAATCAAAGTGTGCGATGATCCGTCCGTTCCCTTCGATGACTATTATCATACCCCCCGCTTTGCGTACCTTCGTTTGAAAGTAATAGATGCCTTTTTTGAGAAGGGATTGAATCTCCTTTCGGAAATGATATTGCAGCCCAACCTCACGGAAAAGGCCTTTGCTGAAGCGAAGAAGGATGTCATAACCCTTTCGGCCAATGCAGGAATGAGCACACCAAAGGTTGCGGAACGCATCTTTTACGATAACCTGTTCAAAGAGAATCCTGGTTTTGGCAGGTTATTTGGTGATGCTAAACAATTGGAACGGATTCAGCTGAAGGATGTGCAGGATTTTCACAAAAAGTTTTATAACCCGGCGAATCTGCTGCTGGTCATCTCCGGCAATATACCAATCGAAAAGGCACGGTCACTGGTCAGTCAATATTTTGGCGGGGTATGGGGTGAGGCCGGATGGCAGCCGCCAGCCGTTACACCGCAGTTTCAGTCCCTGGGCGCTACGATACGTGAAAAGATGGGGAAACAGCAATCGTATATCTCCCTGGCGAATGTATGTGAGGTCAGAGATGATGATCTGCCTGCCCTCTACGTCCTGGAGAATATCTTTAATGACCGGCTTGCCTTTAACCTCAGGGAGAAACAGGGGCTTGCCTACAGCCTTGGCATGGGATTCTATAAATACCATAGCTCCCAGTGGTATCGCATTACCATGGGCACCCGACCGGAAAATATCGAACGTGCAGTTACCGGCATCCGTGAAGAGATCCGTGCCATACGGGAAGCGGCCATTGAAACGGAAGAGGTGCAAAAGACCATCAACGCCATGCTGGGGCGACGGGGCATGCGCAGGCTGGACCGGGTAAGCCAGGCATATTACATCAGCATGAAAGTGCTTGACGGCAAACAGCCAGAGGCAGACGATCAGGAGGTTGAAAAATTAAAAAAGGTTACGGCACAGGATGTGGAACGACTGGCCCGTCAGGTTTTCCAAAAAGACAACTATTTAATCGTGGTCGTGGAATAG
- a CDS encoding IS110 family transposase yields the protein MEQTMIYVGIDWADDHHDIVITDDSAKTLDQFRIDHTCDGFALLHSHIAHHQASPSLVLVAIETSRGLLLHELLQKGYTVYAINPKAVNRYKDRHVLSKAKSDVLDALSLGHLLRTDRHLFRPLMPLPEDYRLLDRLCGDLRKAVDEKSRILNQVISCSKEFYPKALEMFSLNSQIFIDFLKAFPDHDTLSACKKKTFLAFLRKHRYSYPAKAEELWKTIQSPSLQPDKVTARSGKLRLGMLLGQLENLKEHITHYEREIQHILDHLPESTPIKSLPGVGERLAPELVAILGPNSKDGHHRFQASAEIAKLSGCVPVVRESGKWRTVSLRYACVKPLRRTFRDWAFTSINHSRWARAFYDYHKQRNQNHSTILRNLAKKWIKILFALWSQGTTYDETVHIQNLKAKNVPWAMAL from the coding sequence ATGGAACAAACAATGATTTATGTTGGTATTGACTGGGCTGATGATCATCACGATATCGTTATTACCGATGACTCAGCAAAAACACTCGATCAATTCCGGATTGACCATACCTGTGACGGCTTTGCCCTGCTTCATTCACACATCGCACATCATCAGGCATCACCCAGCCTCGTATTAGTCGCCATCGAGACAAGCCGAGGACTTCTCCTTCACGAACTCTTGCAGAAAGGCTACACCGTCTATGCCATCAATCCAAAGGCAGTCAACCGGTATAAGGATCGGCACGTGCTTTCAAAGGCAAAATCGGACGTCCTCGACGCCCTGTCGCTCGGTCATCTCCTGCGAACCGACCGACACCTGTTTCGACCGCTCATGCCCCTTCCCGAAGATTACCGGCTTCTTGACAGGCTTTGCGGCGACCTTCGCAAGGCGGTTGATGAAAAATCAAGAATTCTCAACCAGGTTATCTCCTGCTCGAAAGAATTCTATCCAAAGGCGCTGGAGATGTTTTCCCTGAATTCACAAATATTCATTGACTTTCTCAAGGCCTTTCCCGACCACGACACCCTGAGCGCCTGCAAAAAAAAGACCTTCCTTGCATTTCTCAGGAAACATCGCTACTCGTATCCAGCCAAAGCCGAAGAACTCTGGAAGACCATTCAATCTCCTTCCCTCCAACCGGATAAAGTAACCGCTCGTTCCGGAAAACTTCGACTGGGAATGCTTCTCGGCCAACTCGAAAATCTCAAAGAACATATTACCCATTATGAACGAGAAATTCAGCATATCCTCGATCATCTTCCCGAATCAACCCCGATCAAGAGTTTGCCGGGCGTGGGAGAACGTCTTGCGCCGGAACTGGTCGCAATCCTTGGGCCAAACAGCAAAGACGGCCATCACCGCTTCCAGGCATCTGCAGAAATTGCAAAACTCTCCGGTTGCGTGCCGGTTGTCAGGGAAAGCGGAAAATGGCGAACGGTATCTCTGCGTTACGCCTGCGTAAAACCCCTCAGAAGGACATTTCGTGATTGGGCTTTTACCAGTATCAACCACTCACGCTGGGCAAGGGCATTCTACGATTACCACAAGCAGAGAAACCAAAATCATTCTACCATCCTGCGCAACCTCGCTAAAAAATGGATCAAAATCCTTTTTGCTCTTTGGTCTCAGGGAACAACCTATGATGAAACGGTGCATATTCAAAATCTCAAGGCAAAAAATGTCCCCTGGGCTATGGCTTTGTAG
- a CDS encoding prealbumin-like fold domain-containing protein: protein MFKKICAGFLGVALVAGIGMTKVQAYQVKPAKLWVTAIAIGTPIEGAEIKVGDNTCTTGKNGTCVFELRPGSYEISVHEHGGASAHTSVNLEEKDIRFISLDLGSAALHPSGHH from the coding sequence ATGTTTAAGAAGATATGTGCAGGATTTCTGGGTGTTGCATTGGTTGCAGGGATTGGCATGACAAAGGTACAGGCATATCAGGTGAAGCCTGCAAAATTATGGGTTACGGCAATTGCTATTGGTACACCTATTGAAGGAGCAGAAATTAAGGTCGGTGATAATACGTGTACAACCGGAAAGAATGGTACCTGTGTATTTGAACTGAGACCAGGATCGTACGAAATCAGCGTGCATGAGCATGGCGGTGCAAGCGCTCATACCAGCGTAAATCTTGAAGAAAAAGACATTCGGTTCATTTCCTTAGATTTAGGCTCTGCTGCGCTTCATCCAAGCGGACATCACTAA
- a CDS encoding IS66 family transposase, whose translation MRRGNRSYHSFWADTHEDEQRIWSEALEKINEHPEAPIYHYGSYEPRAIGWLAQKYQANCEVIKNRLVNLNASIYGKVYFPTRSNNLKELGKLIGASWTAPDASGLQSLAWRYLWNDTGESQYKKMLITYNREDCEALWLLAEELSKIIASANAHMSIDFADRPKQYASELGNKIHEEFQSIIRYAHANYGNKRVSIRQQQCPTETKGKKRGGVKGHQAYQRIMPSKAGTVIKVAPKRTCPKHKRFMLEKSEEVAKKFIVNLRFMKNGFRETATKYVGAQGYCQKCNKHYSPPKIEKLGNRLFGHAFQTWVIYQRVVLRLPYRIIIQEMEDIFSERVSEGTLINFFKYFAEYYTATEKLSVQRIMENPYIHVDETPINIQGVDHYVWVFTDGKRVVLRMTETREPTIAHEFLSGYQGILISDFYGGYDAVTGRQQKCLVHLIRDINNDLWDNPYNREYEAFVNDVKNLLVPIFEAEEKYGLKKWHLHKFSKPVDRFYRENIDKTPNKCELIAKYQKRFQRYRDSLFTFLELDGIPWHNNTAENAIRHLAVQRKISGTFFKKVVPQYLLLLGIAQTCKFQNKATLKFL comes from the coding sequence ATGAGAAGGGGGAACCGCTCTTATCATTCTTTTTGGGCCGATACCCATGAAGACGAACAGCGCATATGGTCAGAAGCTCTTGAAAAAATCAATGAACATCCCGAAGCTCCGATCTATCACTACGGGAGTTATGAACCACGAGCAATAGGTTGGCTAGCGCAGAAATATCAGGCCAATTGTGAGGTGATCAAAAATCGTTTGGTCAACCTGAATGCCAGTATTTATGGCAAAGTATATTTCCCAACCAGATCAAATAATTTGAAGGAGTTGGGGAAACTCATTGGCGCCTCTTGGACTGCTCCTGATGCATCTGGACTCCAAAGTCTGGCATGGCGATATCTCTGGAATGATACCGGGGAGAGTCAGTACAAGAAAATGTTGATCACTTACAATCGAGAGGACTGCGAGGCGTTATGGTTATTGGCGGAGGAGCTTTCAAAGATCATTGCGAGTGCCAATGCGCACATGAGTATTGATTTCGCTGATCGACCGAAACAGTATGCCTCGGAACTCGGTAACAAGATTCACGAAGAATTTCAAAGTATTATCAGATATGCACATGCCAATTACGGTAATAAACGAGTCAGCATACGGCAACAACAATGCCCAACAGAAACTAAGGGAAAGAAACGAGGGGGAGTAAAAGGCCATCAAGCATATCAAAGAATAATGCCGTCAAAGGCTGGCACTGTTATTAAGGTAGCACCGAAAAGAACTTGTCCTAAACACAAGCGATTCATGCTTGAAAAATCTGAGGAAGTAGCCAAGAAATTTATCGTCAACCTGCGTTTCATGAAAAATGGATTTAGAGAGACTGCAACGAAATATGTCGGCGCGCAAGGTTACTGTCAGAAATGCAACAAGCATTATTCTCCGCCCAAGATTGAGAAACTCGGGAATCGACTATTTGGTCATGCTTTTCAAACTTGGGTAATCTATCAAAGAGTAGTTCTTCGCCTCCCATATCGTATCATTATCCAAGAGATGGAGGACATCTTTAGTGAGCGAGTAAGCGAGGGTACTCTTATAAACTTCTTCAAATACTTTGCCGAGTACTATACTGCGACCGAAAAATTGTCGGTTCAGCGCATCATGGAAAATCCTTATATCCATGTTGACGAGACACCCATCAATATCCAAGGAGTTGATCATTATGTCTGGGTGTTCACCGACGGAAAACGCGTCGTCTTGAGAATGACTGAGACGCGAGAGCCCACTATTGCCCATGAGTTTTTGTCTGGCTATCAGGGCATACTGATTTCCGATTTCTATGGAGGCTATGATGCCGTCACCGGCAGACAACAAAAATGCTTGGTACATCTCATCCGGGATATCAACAATGACCTTTGGGATAATCCATACAATCGCGAATATGAAGCATTTGTCAATGATGTGAAGAATTTACTCGTCCCTATCTTTGAGGCGGAGGAAAAATATGGGTTAAAGAAATGGCACCTCCACAAATTTAGTAAGCCTGTCGACCGGTTCTATCGGGAGAATATTGACAAGACACCCAACAAGTGTGAGTTGATCGCCAAATATCAAAAACGTTTTCAACGCTATAGAGACAGTCTTTTTACTTTTCTCGAGTTAGACGGCATCCCTTGGCACAACAATACAGCAGAAAATGCCATCAGGCATCTTGCCGTACAAAGAAAGATATCCGGGACGTTTTTCAAAAAGGTTGTCCCCCAATATTTGCTGTTGCTTGGAATTGCACAAACCTGTAAATTTCAAAACAAAGCGACCCTAAAATTTTTGTAA
- a CDS encoding 2-hydroxyacyl-CoA dehydratase gives MNLKFNDHLLPTLPVMEDLPLDRLMGITSTIPIEIVFAAGYLPIDLNNIFICDRQAYKMVEDAESSGLPRNICAWIKGIYSAARKYHIRKIISVIQGDCSNNQALMEIFQSEEIETIPFAYPHAKTDRQFLHNQLTMLANALGIDYGRAEEMKNRLDTVRSYVHEIDRLTWAENTVTGEENHIWTVSTSDLMGDYGVFEERAVKFLRSVREREPIQHDLRIGIVGIPPICEDLYPFLSSIGAHVVYNEIQRQFSMPYPTKTLVEQYSQYTYPYDIFSRLEDIQQEIKHRNVMGLIHYVQSFCHRHIHDKIIRKQIHLPILTLDCDRPGPLDGAMKTRIEAFVEMLKYHESGMPVESRIEIS, from the coding sequence ATGAATCTTAAATTCAACGATCATCTGCTTCCCACCCTTCCCGTTATGGAAGACCTCCCGTTGGACAGGCTGATGGGGATTACGTCGACCATCCCCATTGAAATCGTCTTTGCCGCCGGGTATCTGCCGATAGACCTGAATAATATCTTCATCTGTGACAGACAGGCATATAAAATGGTTGAAGATGCAGAATCGTCCGGCCTCCCCAGAAACATCTGCGCCTGGATTAAGGGCATCTATTCGGCAGCCAGGAAATACCATATCCGGAAGATTATTAGTGTTATCCAGGGGGACTGCAGCAATAACCAGGCATTGATGGAAATCTTCCAGTCCGAGGAGATTGAAACCATCCCCTTTGCTTACCCGCATGCAAAGACCGACCGACAATTCCTCCACAATCAATTGACAATGCTCGCAAATGCCCTGGGGATCGATTATGGAAGGGCAGAAGAGATGAAGAACCGCCTTGACACCGTCCGGTCATATGTGCATGAAATTGACCGGCTCACCTGGGCGGAGAACACCGTGACAGGGGAGGAAAACCACATCTGGACGGTATCCACCAGCGACCTGATGGGGGATTATGGAGTTTTTGAGGAACGTGCTGTAAAATTTTTAAGATCTGTACGTGAACGTGAACCGATTCAGCATGACCTTCGCATAGGCATTGTCGGGATACCACCCATATGCGAAGACCTCTACCCGTTTCTCTCATCCATCGGGGCGCACGTCGTATACAACGAAATCCAACGGCAGTTTTCCATGCCATATCCCACAAAAACCCTTGTTGAGCAATACAGCCAATATACCTATCCCTACGATATCTTTTCACGGCTGGAGGATATTCAGCAAGAGATAAAACACAGGAACGTCATGGGACTCATTCACTATGTCCAGAGTTTCTGTCACCGGCACATCCACGATAAAATTATCAGAAAACAGATTCACTTACCGATTCTCACCCTGGACTGTGACCGCCCTGGACCGCTCGACGGCGCCATGAAGACCCGCATCGAGGCATTTGTTGAGATGCTGAAATACCACGAATCGGGGATGCCGGTTGAATCACGGATTGAAATATCCTGA
- a CDS encoding type II toxin-antitoxin system prevent-host-death family antitoxin, producing MLKKGVKEIRDNFTRYLKRVKQGEEIVVTERDKPVALLAPIPEVTSFQEKLELAARKSLIRLPQKEGKIPIHKKIKLFGKSLTEIVLEKREKGW from the coding sequence ATGTTAAAAAAGGGTGTTAAGGAAATAAGGGATAATTTTACCAGGTATCTTAAGAGGGTAAAACAGGGCGAAGAAATTGTGGTTACTGAAAGAGATAAACCCGTGGCTTTGCTCGCTCCCATACCCGAAGTAACCAGTTTTCAGGAAAAATTAGAATTGGCTGCCAGGAAGAGTCTTATCCGACTTCCCCAAAAGGAAGGGAAGATACCCATTCATAAAAAGATCAAGCTATTCGGAAAGTCTCTTACCGAGATCGTTTTGGAGAAACGGGAAAAAGGGTGGTAA
- a CDS encoding TM0106 family RecB-like putative nuclease: MAKMYFWKSRSGYTIVHRSSSLGSYSYEPTIIVGTHQVTKEQKLALLFVGYVLGQLQNKLPAVGTIMGADGQAYKVEMKSVDRTLMPTIETLRQWTGSVPYAPPSVILNKHCPACQYRKECLDQAEKADDLSLLERTTPKTIRKYHKKGIFTVTQLSYVFRPRRKRRRRAKAPVLFKFELQALALRTGIIYIQELPILLRSEVELFLDLEGIPDQHFHYLIGLLINEKGEPLLSFFLGRYP; encoded by the coding sequence ATGGCGAAGATGTACTTCTGGAAGTCCCGCTCAGGCTACACGATAGTGCATCGTAGTTCATCTCTCGGCAGTTATAGTTACGAGCCGACAATCATTGTTGGAACACATCAGGTCACGAAAGAGCAGAAGCTTGCCCTCTTGTTTGTCGGATATGTGCTCGGGCAATTGCAAAACAAGTTGCCTGCGGTTGGAACAATCATGGGCGCGGATGGTCAAGCTTACAAAGTAGAAATGAAATCCGTTGACCGGACACTGATGCCGACTATCGAGACGTTAAGACAATGGACAGGCAGTGTGCCATATGCGCCTCCGTCAGTGATTTTGAACAAGCACTGCCCCGCTTGCCAATATCGGAAGGAATGTTTAGATCAAGCAGAGAAGGCTGACGATCTCAGTCTGTTAGAACGGACCACGCCAAAGACAATTCGAAAGTATCACAAGAAAGGCATCTTTACAGTTACGCAACTCTCCTATGTCTTCAGACCGCGACGCAAACGGAGGCGGCGGGCTAAAGCTCCGGTATTGTTCAAGTTTGAGCTACAAGCTTTAGCGCTCAGGACAGGGATAATATATATTCAAGAACTTCCTATATTGCTCAGAAGCGAGGTAGAACTGTTTCTCGACCTCGAAGGAATTCCAGACCAACACTTTCACTATCTGATTGGCCTCTTGATCAATGAGAAGGGGGAACCGCTCTTATCATTCTTTTTGGGCCGATACCCATGA
- the acsA gene encoding acetate--CoA ligase has translation MKSGEIINKAPVVTGLVNYEQAGKEFSWEAVKKELFLPDNPAKKANIAYEAIDKHAQSWRKNKVALYWEGPDGTRQKYTFLELKNLSDKCANMLRSIGVKKGDRVFIFLPRLPELYISIIAIAKLGAIAGPMFSAFGPDAVRDRLQNSEAKVLITTQELKERVDTVLWELPKLERIVLVDYRKEYELEEKDVCYATLMKDASDKFEAVGLELEDPLYILYTSGTTGKSKGITHVHYDMISYYITTKWVLDLRDEDIYWCTADPGWVTGTVYGLWGPWLNGVSSYIYDGRFDAAKWYEIIQTYKITVWYTAPTALRMLMKAGDDLIKKYDLTSLRYICSVGEPLNPEVIRWGVKVYQLPIHDTWWQTETGAIMIANYPCLPIKPGSMGKPFPGTKAAIIDGKGNELPAGQHGLLALQPGWPSMLRAVWGDEKRFREYFSINGWYATGDTAYKDEDGYFWFVGRADDVINTSGHRVGPFEVESALLEHRAVAEAGVIGKPDVERGEIIKAFVVLREGFAISKALEEEIKVFIKHRLAAHAYPREIEFCGNLPKTRSGKIMRRLLKARDLGLPTGDISTLED, from the coding sequence ATGAAAAGTGGAGAAATAATAAACAAAGCGCCGGTCGTAACCGGTCTTGTAAATTACGAGCAGGCTGGTAAGGAATTTTCGTGGGAAGCCGTTAAGAAGGAACTTTTCTTGCCTGATAATCCTGCGAAGAAAGCCAATATTGCCTACGAAGCGATTGATAAGCATGCGCAGTCATGGCGGAAAAATAAGGTGGCATTGTACTGGGAAGGCCCTGACGGTACCCGCCAGAAATACACCTTTCTGGAACTGAAAAACCTCTCTGATAAGTGCGCGAATATGCTGCGGTCGATTGGGGTGAAAAAGGGCGACCGGGTCTTTATTTTTCTTCCCCGTTTGCCGGAACTCTACATCAGCATCATAGCCATTGCAAAGCTTGGCGCTATTGCCGGGCCTATGTTTTCCGCCTTTGGACCGGACGCCGTTCGCGACCGCTTGCAGAATAGCGAGGCAAAGGTCTTGATTACCACTCAGGAACTGAAAGAGCGGGTTGATACGGTGCTGTGGGAATTGCCAAAGCTGGAACGTATCGTACTGGTAGACTACCGGAAGGAATATGAGCTGGAAGAGAAGGATGTGTGTTACGCAACCCTGATGAAAGATGCCTCCGACAAGTTTGAGGCGGTGGGGTTGGAACTGGAAGACCCTTTGTATATCCTGTACACATCTGGCACCACGGGGAAATCCAAAGGAATAACCCACGTCCATTATGATATGATTTCATATTATATTACCACCAAGTGGGTACTTGACCTGCGGGATGAGGATATTTATTGGTGTACCGCGGACCCTGGCTGGGTAACGGGTACGGTATATGGACTATGGGGGCCGTGGCTGAATGGCGTCTCTTCGTATATCTATGACGGACGATTTGATGCCGCAAAGTGGTATGAGATCATCCAGACATATAAAATTACCGTATGGTATACCGCCCCTACGGCGTTACGGATGCTTATGAAGGCGGGTGATGATCTGATAAAAAAGTATGATTTAACCAGCCTGCGGTATATCTGCAGCGTCGGGGAACCTCTGAACCCGGAGGTAATCAGATGGGGCGTAAAGGTGTATCAGTTACCCATTCATGATACCTGGTGGCAGACGGAAACGGGCGCTATTATGATTGCAAATTATCCCTGCCTGCCGATTAAGCCTGGCTCCATGGGCAAGCCATTCCCGGGCACGAAGGCGGCGATCATTGATGGTAAAGGGAATGAGTTACCGGCAGGGCAACATGGACTTCTGGCATTACAGCCGGGGTGGCCTTCTATGTTGCGGGCGGTATGGGGTGACGAAAAGCGGTTTCGGGAATATTTCAGCATTAATGGATGGTATGCAACGGGCGACACGGCGTATAAAGATGAGGACGGGTATTTCTGGTTTGTGGGAAGGGCAGATGATGTCATTAATACCTCCGGCCACAGGGTGGGGCCCTTTGAGGTAGAGAGCGCGCTCCTCGAACACCGGGCGGTGGCAGAGGCAGGGGTAATTGGGAAGCCAGACGTGGAGCGGGGAGAGATTATCAAGGCGTTTGTGGTGCTCCGGGAGGGGTTTGCAATATCAAAAGCATTAGAAGAGGAGATAAAGGTCTTTATCAAGCATCGTTTAGCGGCACATGCATACCCGCGAGAAATCGAATTTTGCGGCAATTTACCCAAGACCCGCAGCGGTAAAATCATGCGCCGGTTGTTAAAGGCAAGAGACCTTGGACTGCCAACGGGAGATATCTCTACGCTCGAAGATTAG